A genomic segment from Deinococcus sp. YIM 77859 encodes:
- a CDS encoding VanW family protein has protein sequence MKVWVTGLSAAALLGGALAMGVAIQDDGKIAPGLRVAGVPVGGLTREEALAALAGRLPPPHPVTVVAGENRWTVSADQLGWRVDPEASVDTALRLSRERTLLQRVRGWAGQANGENLPLVERVDVAAALDGIKRLTRHLYAEPKNAVITFDKTAKRYAVLPDSPGRRPNAAAAANALANEPSRTTVTVPVTEWKAQRTAQALRAQVERGNRLMRPLTLKLQGSERGGTLSALQVADLYWVRPEGIVPDEKTIRAAFDRMAAQLDQPAQNARYVLQDGQLVKVAGRAGRVTDRARALAAFRQAVLDPAVQSVVLPSKVSSPTLTVAELPDPKRLELIATGTSTYHGSSRERRINVATAAAKIDGVVVPAGENFSFLAALGGITPENGFVGGLIISGGRTVDGLGGGVCQVSTTAFRALYAAGLPVVERNQHSYRVRYYEPQVGFEAAVYDPGLDLKMNNDTGAPILIRTVNNDAKSTLEVQVWGVKPKRSVTVSPAVILSRTPHPPAQYVFNPNLPAGVTRQVDWAQDGYSLYITRTIKDEKGIRTDKVSTVYKPWRAVYEYGPRG, from the coding sequence ATGAAGGTCTGGGTGACTGGTCTGTCTGCCGCCGCGTTGCTCGGCGGCGCTCTTGCGATGGGCGTCGCCATTCAGGACGACGGGAAGATCGCGCCGGGCCTGCGCGTGGCCGGTGTGCCCGTCGGCGGCCTGACGCGCGAGGAGGCGCTGGCCGCCTTGGCTGGCCGTTTGCCGCCGCCGCACCCGGTGACTGTGGTGGCCGGAGAGAACCGCTGGACCGTGAGCGCAGACCAGCTGGGCTGGCGGGTCGATCCCGAGGCCAGCGTAGACACCGCCCTGCGCCTCAGTCGGGAGCGGACCCTGCTTCAGCGGGTGCGGGGCTGGGCGGGTCAGGCGAACGGGGAGAACCTGCCCCTGGTGGAGCGGGTGGACGTTGCGGCGGCCTTGGACGGCATCAAGCGCCTCACACGTCACCTGTATGCCGAGCCGAAAAACGCGGTCATCACCTTCGACAAGACGGCGAAAAGGTACGCGGTGCTGCCGGACAGCCCTGGTCGGCGGCCCAACGCTGCCGCCGCAGCCAATGCTTTGGCCAACGAGCCCTCCCGCACCACCGTGACGGTGCCCGTGACCGAATGGAAGGCGCAGCGCACGGCGCAGGCCCTGAGGGCGCAGGTGGAGCGCGGCAACCGCCTCATGCGGCCCTTGACCCTCAAACTCCAGGGCAGCGAGCGGGGCGGCACCCTCAGCGCCCTTCAGGTCGCCGACCTGTACTGGGTGCGCCCGGAGGGCATCGTTCCCGACGAAAAGACCATTCGTGCGGCGTTTGACCGAATGGCGGCGCAGCTCGATCAACCCGCCCAAAACGCCCGTTACGTCCTCCAGGACGGGCAGCTGGTCAAGGTCGCGGGCAGGGCCGGGCGCGTCACGGACCGTGCCCGGGCTTTGGCGGCCTTTCGTCAGGCCGTGCTGGACCCCGCGGTGCAGAGCGTCGTGCTGCCGAGCAAGGTCAGTTCGCCCACGCTGACGGTCGCTGAATTGCCCGATCCCAAGCGCCTGGAGCTGATCGCGACCGGCACCAGCACGTACCACGGCAGCAGCCGCGAGCGGCGCATCAACGTGGCGACGGCGGCGGCCAAGATCGACGGCGTGGTCGTGCCCGCCGGCGAAAACTTCAGTTTTCTGGCGGCGCTGGGGGGCATTACGCCCGAGAATGGCTTCGTGGGTGGGCTGATCATCAGCGGGGGGCGCACCGTCGATGGTCTGGGCGGCGGGGTGTGCCAGGTGTCCACCACCGCCTTTCGCGCCCTGTATGCGGCGGGCCTCCCCGTTGTGGAACGCAACCAGCACTCCTACCGGGTGCGGTACTACGAGCCGCAGGTGGGCTTCGAGGCGGCGGTGTACGACCCCGGTCTTGACCTCAAGATGAACAATGATACCGGCGCGCCCATCCTGATCCGCACCGTGAACAACGACGCGAAGAGCACCCTGGAGGTGCAGGTGTGGGGTGTGAAGCCCAAGCGCAGCGTGACCGTGAGCCCCGCCGTGATCCTCTCGCGCACGCCGCACCCGCCAGCCCAGTACGTGTTCAACCCCAACCTGCCCGCCGGGGTGACCCGTCAGGTGGACTGGGCGCAGGACGGCTATAGCCTCTACATCACCCGGACCATCAAAGACGAGAAGGGCATCCGCACCGACAAGGTCAGCACCGTCTATAAGCCCTGGCGCGCGGTGTACGAGTACGGACCGCGCGGCTGA